In Nitrosococcus oceani ATCC 19707, the following proteins share a genomic window:
- a CDS encoding TIGR03013 family XrtA/PEP-CTERM system glycosyltransferase, whose protein sequence is MGTVRFFNHHIKRSFLVLAFCESVILFSSLWLAALIRFMGNYQLIQENLGLLWPKAIIYTAVVVIALIASGLYRRHQRYGLAGIFNRLIVAMLVAGTLMAVTFYFIPEFHLGRGILVLSIIISTCALLLSRVFFLYLMGLQGLQRQLLILGTEKRAASVNTLRRRSDRLGIDIVGYAPLPGEIPLIPKEQLVEVGGGLQEYVTHGGIDEIVIAVDERRGRLPYKELLDCRMAGVTVTDVLDFFEQTAGKLKIDIMYPSWLLFSSGFHHHFLRQFTKRLFDITASVMLLVFCSPLMLFAVIAILRESGRPVLYRQRRVGENGQSFYIFKFRTMSQDAEADGKARWAASGDPRITPVGRWLRRTRIDELPQIFNILWGQMSFVGPRPERPEFVETLTKELPYYEERHRVKPGLTGWAQICYPYGSTEKAAFEKLQYDLYYVKNYSLFLDLMILLQTVEVVVLGKGAR, encoded by the coding sequence GTGGGCACTGTTCGCTTCTTTAATCATCATATTAAACGTTCTTTTTTAGTTCTCGCTTTTTGTGAGTCAGTTATTTTATTTTCCAGTCTCTGGTTAGCCGCGCTTATCCGCTTTATGGGAAATTATCAGCTCATTCAGGAGAATTTAGGGCTTTTATGGCCTAAGGCGATAATTTATACCGCTGTGGTAGTCATCGCTCTAATTGCCTCTGGGCTTTATCGTCGCCATCAGCGCTATGGTTTAGCAGGAATTTTTAACCGTTTAATAGTGGCAATGCTAGTAGCGGGGACATTGATGGCGGTTACTTTCTATTTTATACCTGAATTCCATCTAGGCCGGGGTATCCTTGTCCTTAGCATTATTATTTCTACTTGTGCACTACTCCTTTCCAGGGTTTTTTTCCTTTATCTTATGGGACTGCAGGGTCTACAACGGCAGTTACTCATATTAGGTACGGAAAAGCGCGCAGCTTCGGTGAATACTCTCCGCCGCCGCTCTGACCGGCTTGGTATTGATATTGTTGGCTATGCTCCCTTGCCGGGGGAGATCCCCCTGATTCCTAAAGAACAATTAGTAGAAGTGGGGGGGGGGCTTCAGGAGTACGTAACGCATGGGGGTATTGATGAAATCGTGATTGCTGTTGATGAACGCCGAGGCCGTCTACCCTACAAGGAACTACTGGATTGCCGTATGGCAGGAGTTACGGTAACTGATGTGCTCGATTTTTTTGAACAAACGGCTGGTAAGCTCAAAATTGATATTATGTATCCTAGCTGGCTTCTGTTTTCCAGCGGTTTTCATCATCATTTCCTGCGGCAATTCACTAAGCGGCTCTTTGATATCACCGCTAGTGTAATGTTGCTTGTTTTTTGCTCTCCATTGATGCTGTTTGCCGTGATTGCAATTTTACGGGAGAGTGGTCGGCCAGTGCTTTATCGTCAGCGGCGAGTAGGCGAAAATGGCCAGTCCTTTTATATCTTTAAATTTCGGACCATGAGTCAGGATGCCGAAGCGGATGGAAAAGCCCGTTGGGCAGCAAGCGGTGATCCTCGTATTACTCCTGTGGGGCGGTGGTTGCGGCGTACCCGGATTGATGAGTTACCACAGATTTTTAACATCTTATGGGGTCAAATGAGTTTTGTAGGGCCACGGCCCGAGCGGCCAGAATTTGTGGAAACTTTAACTAAGGAGTTGCCTTACTATGAGGAACGCCACCGGGTTAAACCAGGACTGACCGGCTGGGCACAAATATGTTATCCCTACGGTAGTACTGAGAAAGCTGCTTTCGAGAAACTTCAATATGATCTTTATTATGTTAAAAACTACAGTCTTTTTTTAGATCTAATGATTTTGTTGCAAACGGTTGAAGTCGTTGTGCTTGGAAAAGGAGCCCGCTGA
- a CDS encoding c-type cytochrome, whose protein sequence is MNKQIHKMNFLSPQCLLSIMGMGIVTLSLLAAGCTEQTAETSSPEAIAKRIEPAGKVNIASAPEKTSETPDTPASSEEKSPAAPAPAKNKENAPAANNDETPPATKGKESQLNHGKTIVKNSCAACHTGNLPGAPVIGNAEDWTPRLTQGVEILTQHATQGYKAMPPKGGNPNLSDEDIAAAIAYLISQLEK, encoded by the coding sequence ATGAACAAACAAATTCATAAAATGAATTTTCTTTCCCCTCAATGCCTGCTTTCTATTATGGGTATGGGAATAGTTACTCTTTCCCTCTTAGCTGCTGGATGCACGGAACAAACTGCCGAAACCAGTTCTCCAGAAGCCATCGCTAAGCGTATCGAACCAGCGGGGAAAGTAAATATTGCCTCCGCACCGGAAAAAACCAGCGAAACGCCCGATACCCCTGCAAGCTCTGAAGAAAAATCACCAGCAGCACCTGCTCCTGCAAAAAACAAAGAAAACGCCCCGGCTGCTAACAATGACGAGACACCGCCAGCCACTAAGGGAAAAGAGTCCCAGCTCAACCATGGCAAAACAATAGTTAAAAATAGTTGTGCCGCTTGCCACACCGGCAATTTGCCGGGAGCCCCCGTGATTGGGAATGCGGAAGACTGGACGCCTCGCCTTACTCAAGGCGTGGAAATTCTAACTCAACATGCCACCCAAGGTTACAAGGCTATGCCGCCCAAAGGCGGTAATCCTAACCTCAGTGATGAAGACATCGCCGCTGCAATTGCTTACCTTATTTCCCAATTAGAAAAATAA
- the ilvD gene encoding dihydroxy-acid dehydratase translates to MPAYRSRTTTHGRNMAGARALWRATGMKEGDFGKPIIAIANSFTQFVPGHVHLKDLGQLVAREIEKAGGVAKEFHTIAVDDGIAMGHSGMLYSLPSREIIADSVEYMVNAHCADALVCISNCDKITPGMLMAAMRLNIPAVFISGGPMEAGKVKIRGKSVSLDLVDAIVAAVDPAESDADVMAYERSACPTCGSCSGMFTANSMNCLTEALGLALPGNGSLLATHADRKELFLEAGRLIVALAKRYYEQDDETVLPRSIANFGAFENAMSLDIAMGGSTNTVLHLLAAAQEGGVDFTMADIDRLSRKVPNLCKVAPATPEYHMEDVHRAGGVISILGELDRAGLIHRQMATVHSPTLGAALDQWDIVRSSYEAAQSRYLAAPGGVPTQVAFSQGNRWESLDLDRAQGCIRDIAHAYSKDGGLAVLYGNLAKDGCIVKTAGVDPSILIFSGPARLFESQEAAIAAILGDKIQPGDVVLIRYEGPKGGPGMQEMLYPTSYLKSKGLGEVCALITDGRFSGGTSGLSIGHVSPEAAEGGTIGLVEEGDRIEIDIPHRRIHLAVDEEELAQRQRAMEAKAQQAWRPVNRNRTVSLALQAYAALTTSAAKGAVRDLGQLNRS, encoded by the coding sequence ATGCCCGCTTATCGATCCCGAACGACGACTCACGGTCGTAATATGGCTGGTGCCCGGGCCTTGTGGCGGGCCACCGGTATGAAAGAGGGCGATTTTGGTAAGCCCATTATTGCCATTGCCAATTCTTTTACTCAGTTCGTCCCCGGTCATGTCCACCTCAAGGATTTAGGACAGCTAGTCGCCCGGGAGATTGAAAAAGCCGGGGGGGTGGCCAAGGAATTTCATACTATTGCCGTGGATGACGGAATTGCCATGGGGCATAGTGGCATGCTGTATTCTCTGCCTTCGAGGGAAATCATTGCCGATTCAGTAGAATACATGGTCAATGCCCACTGCGCCGATGCTTTGGTGTGCATTTCTAATTGTGACAAGATTACTCCGGGTATGCTGATGGCTGCCATGCGCTTAAATATTCCAGCAGTATTTATCTCGGGTGGGCCCATGGAAGCGGGCAAGGTTAAAATTCGGGGTAAGAGTGTAAGCTTAGATTTGGTAGATGCCATAGTGGCGGCGGTTGACCCTGCTGAAAGCGATGCCGATGTAATGGCCTATGAGCGCTCAGCTTGTCCTACCTGCGGTTCTTGCTCCGGGATGTTCACTGCTAACTCGATGAATTGCCTGACCGAAGCCTTGGGGTTAGCGTTGCCAGGCAATGGTTCCTTGCTGGCGACTCATGCTGACAGGAAAGAATTGTTCCTAGAAGCAGGACGCTTGATTGTGGCGTTGGCAAAACGTTATTACGAGCAGGATGATGAAACTGTTTTGCCGCGCTCAATTGCTAATTTTGGGGCTTTTGAGAATGCCATGAGTCTGGATATCGCTATGGGCGGTTCGACTAATACGGTGCTTCACTTGCTGGCCGCTGCTCAGGAAGGGGGAGTGGATTTCACGATGGCGGATATTGATCGCTTGTCCCGTAAGGTGCCCAATTTGTGTAAAGTGGCTCCTGCAACGCCAGAATATCACATGGAGGATGTTCACCGGGCGGGGGGTGTCATTAGTATTTTGGGGGAATTAGATCGGGCAGGATTGATCCATCGCCAAATGGCAACCGTTCATAGCCCGACCTTGGGCGCGGCGCTTGACCAATGGGATATCGTCCGTTCCAGCTATGAGGCTGCCCAGAGTCGCTATCTTGCCGCTCCGGGGGGTGTCCCTACCCAAGTGGCTTTTAGCCAAGGGAATCGCTGGGAAAGTCTGGATTTGGATAGGGCGCAAGGTTGTATTCGCGATATTGCCCATGCTTACAGCAAGGATGGGGGGTTGGCGGTGCTTTATGGTAACCTCGCAAAGGATGGTTGTATTGTCAAGACTGCTGGAGTAGACCCGTCGATATTGATTTTTTCCGGGCCGGCCCGGCTATTTGAGAGTCAGGAGGCGGCGATAGCAGCTATTCTGGGAGATAAAATTCAGCCGGGTGACGTTGTGCTTATTCGTTATGAAGGCCCCAAGGGGGGACCTGGAATGCAGGAGATGCTCTATCCCACCAGTTATCTGAAATCTAAAGGATTAGGCGAAGTCTGTGCGCTCATCACGGATGGCCGCTTCTCTGGAGGGACTTCGGGACTTTCTATTGGCCACGTTTCTCCTGAAGCGGCTGAAGGTGGCACCATCGGTTTGGTGGAGGAAGGTGACAGAATTGAAATCGACATTCCTCATCGGCGTATTCATCTCGCAGTGGACGAGGAGGAATTAGCACAGCGCCAAAGAGCCATGGAGGCAAAGGCGCAGCAGGCTTGGCGGCCAGTTAATCGCAATCGTACTGTATCCCTGGCGCTGCAGGCCTACGCGGCGCTCACCACCTCAGCAGCGAAAGGTGCGGTTCGGGACTTGGGGCAACTTAATAGATCATAG
- the rep gene encoding DNA helicase Rep: MPNLNPQQRLAVRHIDGPLLVLAGAGSGKTRVITHKIVYLIEQCHLSARSIVAVTFTNKAAREMKSRIGQLLTKGESRGLVVSTFHALGLNILRREHEILRLKAGFSLLDAQDSRALICDLHQQEFSSGGEESSFQWQISTWKNALVTPEEALCRASNDQEAIAAQLYAAYDRRLRAYNAVDFDDLIGLPVHLLTTRPEILSRWQNYFRYLLVDEYQDTNAAQYQLVKYLAGVRGAVTVVGDDDQSVYAWRGAQPENLHQLKEDFPQLTVIKLEQNYRSTTRILRVANQLISSNPHVFEKRLWSALGEGDSIRVLTCRDEHHEADRVVAELMYHRFKYRTACRDYAILYRGNYQSRPFERALRAHGIPYVLSGGTSFFERGEVKDIMAYLRLLANEDDDNAFLRVANTPRRGIGAVTLEKLAGYAALRGQSLLVSGFELGLGEHLSGEALPRLRRFCEWVVDLADRGRRGDPIAVIKDLIADIDYRAWLDENCNDRRTAERRMANVEELVGWLERLYQRGDERRALGDLVAEISLQDILERTQEKKDRDAVNLLTLHAAKGLEFPYVFMVGMEEELLPHRTSVEQGTLEEERRLAYVGITRAQRSLCFTMAEKRQQYGETILCEPSRFLSELPAADLQWEREGIPRDPAERMERGQVHLANLREMLRQ; the protein is encoded by the coding sequence TTGCCAAATCTTAACCCCCAACAGCGTTTGGCAGTCCGCCACATCGATGGCCCCCTGTTGGTGTTGGCGGGAGCTGGCAGCGGTAAAACCCGAGTGATTACCCACAAAATTGTCTATCTCATTGAGCAATGTCATTTGTCGGCGCGATCCATTGTGGCGGTGACGTTCACCAATAAAGCCGCCCGGGAAATGAAGTCTCGGATAGGACAATTACTAACTAAGGGAGAAAGCCGGGGATTAGTTGTTTCTACCTTTCACGCTTTGGGACTCAATATCTTGCGCCGCGAACACGAAATTCTCAGACTGAAAGCGGGTTTTTCTTTGCTGGATGCCCAGGATAGCCGCGCACTTATCTGCGATCTCCATCAGCAAGAGTTTAGTAGCGGCGGAGAGGAAAGCAGCTTCCAGTGGCAAATTTCCACCTGGAAAAACGCATTAGTGACGCCTGAGGAAGCCTTATGCAGGGCCAGCAATGATCAGGAAGCCATAGCAGCCCAGCTTTATGCCGCTTATGATCGGCGCCTGCGGGCTTATAATGCTGTCGATTTCGATGATTTGATTGGTTTACCTGTTCATCTTTTAACGACGCGCCCGGAAATTCTCAGTCGTTGGCAAAATTATTTCCGTTATCTGCTAGTAGACGAGTATCAAGATACCAACGCAGCCCAGTACCAGTTGGTTAAGTACTTAGCTGGAGTGCGGGGTGCCGTTACCGTGGTGGGAGATGATGACCAATCGGTATACGCTTGGCGGGGCGCCCAGCCGGAAAACTTGCATCAGCTCAAAGAAGATTTTCCCCAGCTTACGGTTATTAAGCTAGAGCAGAACTACCGCTCCACCACTCGCATTTTGCGGGTAGCCAATCAACTGATTAGCTCTAATCCCCATGTCTTTGAAAAACGACTTTGGAGTGCCTTAGGCGAAGGTGATTCCATTCGGGTGTTGACCTGCCGGGATGAGCACCATGAGGCAGATAGAGTCGTTGCCGAACTGATGTACCATCGTTTTAAGTACCGCACGGCATGCCGTGATTACGCCATCCTATACCGGGGCAACTATCAATCTAGGCCCTTTGAGCGGGCTTTGCGGGCCCACGGCATCCCTTATGTTCTGAGTGGAGGGACTTCCTTCTTCGAGCGAGGCGAAGTCAAGGATATCATGGCTTACCTGCGCCTGTTGGCTAATGAGGATGACGATAATGCTTTTTTACGGGTGGCTAATACGCCGCGCCGGGGAATCGGAGCGGTCACCCTGGAAAAACTGGCGGGATACGCGGCTTTGCGGGGGCAGAGCTTGTTAGTCTCAGGCTTTGAATTAGGCTTAGGAGAGCATCTTTCCGGTGAAGCCTTGCCTAGGCTGCGCCGATTTTGCGAGTGGGTTGTGGATTTGGCTGATCGGGGCCGCCGTGGCGATCCCATTGCGGTGATAAAAGACCTCATTGCTGACATTGATTATCGTGCCTGGCTTGATGAAAATTGTAATGATCGGCGTACCGCAGAGCGGCGGATGGCTAATGTGGAGGAGCTGGTAGGGTGGCTGGAACGCCTCTATCAGCGGGGAGATGAACGCCGGGCCCTCGGCGATTTGGTAGCGGAAATAAGCTTGCAAGATATCCTGGAGCGAACCCAGGAGAAAAAGGACCGGGATGCGGTTAACTTATTGACGCTCCACGCCGCCAAGGGCCTAGAATTTCCCTACGTTTTTATGGTGGGGATGGAGGAGGAATTGCTACCTCACCGAACCAGCGTGGAGCAGGGCACTTTAGAGGAGGAACGGCGCTTGGCTTATGTGGGAATCACCCGGGCCCAAAGGAGTCTTTGTTTTACTATGGCGGAAAAGCGTCAGCAGTATGGGGAAACCATCTTGTGCGAACCCAGTCGGTTTTTGTCAGAACTACCGGCTGCGGATCTTCAATGGGAGCGGGAGGGAATTCCCCGTGACCCCGCAGAACGGATGGAGAGGGGTCAAGTGCATCTGGCTAATTTGCGGGAGATGCTCCGTCAGTAG
- a CDS encoding YifB family Mg chelatase-like AAA ATPase gives MSLAIAYSRAQAGLDAPLVTVEAHLSNGLPAFSIVGLPETAVKESRERVRGALLNCHFEFPARRITVNLAPADLPKEGGRFDLAIALGILAASGQISSPALRAYEFASELALSGKVRSIRGVLPAALQTAKAGRSLVVAEENAPEAALVSTVEVLAVSHLLEICQHLRGESRLTPFTPNPLKVVADKRGDIADIRGQYHAKRALEVAAAGAHNLLMIGPPGTGKTMLASRLPGILPEMAEAEALESATVQSISSQGFNSSRWRQRPFRTPHHTASGVALVGGGGQPRPGEVSLAHHGVLFLDELPEFERRVLEVLREPLESGRIVISRAAQQAEFPARVQLVAAMNPCPCGYLGDSKGRCRCTIEQVQRYRARISGPLLDRIDIQIEVPPVPLHQLRTESESRMETSCQVRTRVEAARERQLARFGQPNSRLGNREVEQICRLGEKNYQLLERALEQLGLSARAYHRILKVARTIADLEGSETIRTPHLSEAIGYRRLDRSLAKS, from the coding sequence ATGTCGCTAGCGATTGCCTACAGCCGGGCTCAGGCGGGCCTGGATGCCCCTTTGGTGACTGTGGAAGCCCACCTCTCAAATGGTCTCCCCGCTTTCTCCATCGTGGGTCTGCCAGAAACCGCAGTTAAGGAGAGCAGAGAACGGGTGCGAGGCGCACTGCTCAACTGCCATTTTGAGTTTCCGGCGCGCCGTATTACGGTAAATCTGGCACCTGCGGATCTGCCCAAGGAAGGGGGGCGCTTTGACTTGGCGATTGCTTTAGGTATTTTGGCTGCCTCGGGGCAGATTTCCTCACCTGCGTTAAGGGCTTATGAATTTGCCAGCGAGCTTGCCTTAAGTGGGAAGGTGCGAAGTATCCGTGGAGTGTTACCTGCCGCATTGCAAACGGCAAAAGCGGGCCGTAGTCTAGTGGTCGCTGAAGAAAATGCTCCCGAAGCGGCCCTCGTGTCCACGGTTGAAGTATTAGCGGTTTCCCATCTATTAGAAATTTGCCAACATCTTCGGGGCGAGTCACGGCTAACTCCCTTTACTCCCAACCCTCTTAAAGTGGTTGCCGATAAAAGAGGGGATATTGCAGATATCCGGGGCCAGTACCATGCCAAACGAGCGTTGGAAGTGGCAGCCGCAGGGGCTCATAATTTGTTAATGATCGGACCACCAGGAACTGGCAAAACCATGCTGGCCAGTCGCCTGCCGGGGATTTTGCCTGAGATGGCCGAAGCCGAAGCGTTGGAAAGCGCCACTGTACAGTCAATCAGCAGCCAAGGTTTTAATTCTAGCCGCTGGCGCCAACGGCCTTTCCGAACTCCCCATCATACGGCTTCTGGAGTAGCCTTGGTAGGCGGGGGCGGGCAGCCACGGCCAGGGGAGGTATCCTTGGCGCACCATGGAGTGCTCTTTCTCGATGAGTTGCCAGAATTTGAGCGTCGGGTACTGGAGGTTCTTAGGGAACCCCTGGAATCGGGCCGCATTGTTATTTCCCGGGCAGCTCAGCAGGCCGAGTTTCCGGCTCGTGTACAGCTGGTGGCCGCCATGAATCCTTGCCCCTGCGGTTATTTAGGCGATTCCAAAGGCCGTTGCCGATGCACCATAGAGCAAGTACAACGTTACCGGGCCCGGATTTCCGGGCCTTTATTAGATCGCATCGATATACAAATCGAGGTGCCACCCGTACCTTTGCATCAGTTACGAACCGAAAGTGAGAGCAGGATGGAAACGAGTTGCCAGGTTCGAACTCGGGTGGAAGCAGCGCGGGAGCGTCAGTTAGCCCGTTTTGGGCAACCTAACAGCAGGTTAGGCAATCGGGAAGTGGAACAGATTTGCCGCCTTGGAGAGAAGAATTATCAGTTACTGGAGCGGGCCTTGGAGCAATTAGGGCTTTCGGCGCGCGCCTACCACCGTATATTGAAAGTTGCCCGGACGATTGCCGATTTGGAGGGAAGTGAAACTATTCGCACGCCCCATCTTTCCGAAGCGATTGGTTACCGGCGATTAGACCGTTCCCTTGCCAAATCTTAA
- the ubiK gene encoding ubiquinone biosynthesis accessory factor UbiK yields MIESKLLDELARKLAEAVPPGLQDFQRDVEKNFRAVLSSTFAKLDLVTREEFDLQQAVLARTRMKLEHLATQVASLEEQIGLSKTPQESQKAPEEKLIE; encoded by the coding sequence ATGATTGAATCGAAGCTTTTAGATGAACTCGCCCGCAAGCTGGCAGAGGCCGTTCCGCCGGGCTTGCAGGATTTTCAGAGGGATGTAGAAAAAAATTTTCGTGCCGTTTTGAGTAGTACTTTCGCTAAATTGGACTTGGTAACCCGAGAAGAATTTGATCTTCAGCAAGCAGTGCTAGCACGCACCCGCATGAAGTTAGAGCATTTAGCTACTCAGGTTGCTTCCCTTGAGGAGCAAATCGGCCTTTCCAAGACGCCACAAGAATCCCAGAAAGCGCCAGAGGAGAAATTAATAGAATAG
- a CDS encoding porin, which translates to MNTTAISKKTRLHPWLRCLLFLTTAGGVQAEDFRETTGLFDALTGININETKFMQSLGVTINGWLEGGYTINPDDPRDNFNGPVTFNDRANEFMGNEAYLFFERGVNVEGDRWDFGGRVDFLFGTDARFTQAAGLDDNIIGDDTFRFYKFAIPQLYVEAYAPYGNGITVKLGHFYTIIGNEVVTAPGNFFYSHAYTMQYGEPFTHTGFLASYPLTDNISINGGGVLGWDNFSKDAENLNFLGGVSWSSDDARTSLAVAIITGDVSDVGGTPDDPDNNRTLYSVVFNHDFTDRLHYTFQHDLGIEQRAINNNKSAEWFGINQYLFYDINETVSTGLRFEWFRDDDGTRVFVNDSSGLPVSAAANYFAITGGLNWRPLRWVTVRPEVRYDWATNFEAFDNNSDKNQFVVAADIIVQF; encoded by the coding sequence ATGAATACTACTGCGATAAGCAAAAAAACCCGTCTCCATCCATGGCTGAGATGCCTGCTATTTCTGACCACCGCAGGCGGTGTACAAGCAGAAGATTTTAGAGAAACCACAGGACTTTTCGATGCCTTAACCGGCATCAATATCAATGAAACAAAATTCATGCAGTCACTAGGAGTAACGATTAATGGCTGGCTAGAAGGCGGCTATACTATCAATCCAGACGATCCCCGTGATAACTTCAATGGACCCGTTACCTTTAATGACCGTGCCAACGAATTCATGGGAAACGAAGCCTATTTGTTCTTTGAACGCGGCGTGAATGTCGAGGGCGATCGCTGGGACTTTGGCGGGCGGGTCGATTTTCTTTTTGGTACCGATGCCCGTTTCACCCAGGCAGCGGGCCTAGATGACAACATCATCGGTGATGATACTTTTCGCTTCTACAAATTTGCTATCCCGCAACTATACGTGGAAGCCTATGCTCCCTATGGCAACGGCATCACGGTAAAGCTTGGTCATTTTTATACTATCATCGGTAATGAAGTCGTGACGGCCCCCGGTAACTTCTTCTATTCCCATGCCTATACGATGCAGTATGGCGAACCCTTCACCCATACTGGTTTTCTAGCCAGTTACCCCTTGACCGATAATATTAGCATCAATGGTGGCGGCGTTCTCGGTTGGGACAATTTTTCCAAAGATGCTGAAAATCTTAATTTCTTAGGCGGGGTAAGCTGGAGCAGTGATGATGCGCGAACCTCCTTGGCTGTCGCCATCATCACGGGCGATGTCTCTGATGTGGGGGGAACCCCAGATGATCCTGATAACAATCGCACCCTCTATAGCGTGGTCTTCAACCACGACTTCACTGATCGGCTTCACTATACTTTTCAGCACGATCTAGGCATAGAACAGCGTGCCATTAATAACAACAAATCGGCGGAATGGTTTGGCATCAATCAATATTTATTTTATGATATCAATGAAACTGTAAGCACGGGTTTACGGTTCGAGTGGTTCCGCGATGACGACGGCACCCGTGTCTTTGTCAATGATAGCTCCGGTCTCCCGGTTTCCGCCGCCGCAAATTATTTTGCCATCACCGGCGGCTTGAACTGGCGACCATTAAGATGGGTCACCGTTCGTCCAGAAGTACGTTATGACTGGGCCACCAATTTCGAGGCTTTTGATAATAACAGCGATAAGAATCAATTTGTTGTCGCTGCGGACATTATCGTTCAATTCTAA
- a CDS encoding NAD(P)/FAD-dependent oxidoreductase — MAQTHHRLLIVGGGAAGISVAANMRRKDKAMDIAIIEPSEVHYYQPAFTLVGGGVYDFDKTKRQEQDLIPKEVEWIRDYAESFQPESNSVTLRSGSSVSYDYLVVCPGIQLDWQKIEGLKETLGKNGVSSNYSPHTASYTWECLRDFQGGTALFTQPPMPIKCAGAPQKVMYLAAERFRQRKVLDKANLEFCNAGPTMFGVPFFAEALDKVVAGYGIKANFGCNLVAIDGPGHTATFETTGADGSKERINKSFDFIHVTPPQSAPDFIKNSPLANAAGWVELDENTLQHPRFSNIFGLGDAGSTSNAKTAAAVRKQVPVVVQNILALINDKALEPKYDGYGSCPLTTSLHRVMLAEFSYGGKVTPSFPILDPRSNRLIWWWLKKYGLPPLYWDYMLKGYDWDIPHKASYAEKLVAATA, encoded by the coding sequence ATGGCCCAGACTCATCACAGGCTGCTCATTGTGGGTGGCGGCGCCGCTGGTATTTCAGTGGCGGCCAATATGCGCCGTAAGGATAAAGCCATGGACATTGCTATTATCGAACCTAGTGAGGTTCATTACTATCAACCCGCATTTACGTTAGTGGGGGGCGGCGTCTATGATTTTGACAAGACCAAGCGCCAGGAACAGGATCTGATTCCTAAGGAGGTGGAATGGATTCGCGACTATGCCGAATCCTTTCAGCCAGAGAGTAATTCGGTTACATTGCGCTCGGGAAGTTCGGTGAGTTACGATTATTTGGTCGTTTGCCCTGGTATTCAGCTTGATTGGCAGAAAATCGAGGGACTTAAAGAGACTCTTGGCAAAAACGGCGTCAGCAGCAATTATTCTCCGCACACGGCGAGCTATACTTGGGAATGCCTCCGGGATTTCCAGGGAGGCACAGCCTTGTTTACCCAGCCGCCGATGCCTATCAAGTGCGCTGGTGCGCCACAAAAAGTGATGTATCTAGCCGCAGAGCGGTTTCGCCAGCGTAAGGTACTCGATAAAGCTAACCTAGAATTCTGCAATGCCGGTCCCACGATGTTCGGTGTTCCGTTTTTCGCCGAAGCTCTAGATAAAGTGGTAGCCGGTTACGGCATTAAAGCGAATTTCGGTTGTAACTTAGTTGCCATAGACGGACCCGGCCATACCGCAACTTTTGAGACGACCGGGGCCGACGGTAGCAAAGAAAGAATCAATAAATCCTTCGATTTTATCCATGTAACGCCGCCTCAAAGTGCCCCTGACTTTATTAAAAACAGCCCTCTGGCTAATGCCGCAGGATGGGTGGAATTAGATGAAAATACTTTGCAGCACCCCCGCTTCAGTAATATTTTTGGTCTTGGCGATGCGGGCTCGACGAGTAACGCCAAAACCGCTGCAGCAGTGCGCAAGCAGGTTCCGGTCGTGGTGCAGAATATCCTGGCGCTGATAAACGACAAAGCACTCGAGCCAAAATACGATGGCTATGGCTCGTGCCCACTGACCACTTCATTGCACCGTGTGATGCTGGCCGAATTCTCCTACGGCGGCAAGGTAACCCCATCGTTTCCTATACTTGACCCACGCAGTAACCGCCTAATCTGGTGGTGGCTGAAAAAATACGGCCTCCCGCCCCTGTACTGGGACTACATGCTGAAAGGCTATGACTGGGATATTCCGCACAAGGCATCTTATGCAGAGAAACTGGTTGCGGCAACCGCATAA